In one window of Pseudoalteromonas xiamenensis DNA:
- a CDS encoding Hpt domain-containing protein has protein sequence MDDYITKPVELATLQKVLALRLKGKQIRSTSSGTKSDNKDVVQDELIDFGHLKNIIGTDDLDMTRAVLAMFWESVSEDMVKLEDALKQQNIDKVRSLAHGAKGSAASSGAIKLSVLLKEIESNHSNLDIAKARFEETQQMMFSIKQKLINEQIIPN, from the coding sequence ATGGATGACTACATTACAAAACCTGTGGAGCTGGCTACTCTTCAAAAAGTGTTGGCGTTACGTTTAAAAGGCAAGCAAATTCGTTCTACCTCGAGTGGTACGAAAAGTGATAACAAAGACGTTGTTCAGGATGAACTTATCGACTTTGGCCATCTCAAAAACATCATCGGGACCGATGATTTAGATATGACTCGTGCTGTGCTTGCGATGTTTTGGGAAAGTGTTTCAGAGGATATGGTTAAACTGGAAGACGCACTTAAACAACAAAATATAGATAAAGTACGAAGCTTAGCGCACGGGGCCAAAGGTTCAGCAGCATCTTCGGGGGCCATCAAATTAAGTGTGTTGTTGAAAGAAATTGAATCAAATCACAGTAACCTTGATATAGCGAAAGCACGATTTGAAGAAACCCAACAAATGATGTTTAGCATTAAGCAGAAACTCATCAATGAGCAAATTATTCCAAATTAA
- a CDS encoding response regulator has protein sequence MFDCCPTIIVLYEAKNTVDQIADVFNSRYRNRLFININKEQSKFAKILKEQHEAILYVYVFDHPEEARKIRDFLASHPLLDQQVELPQLSLLFCEKQHRELALNMCNDDIFYHYETLKPIYDLNHLSLTVHRAVELLQCHLLKIKLEKEVKNLSEKLVSTHSTLDGIKDSLTDHQSAQSERLNKVTKPIGQLLENVTLLEWRRAYDNTTKSLSSKELDCLADQFPVEEIRESMNGLNHENSKALDTIVKAIETAKPKIEHSMPLILLADDQLLIQKIVTTIIELRGMRIESAMNGVEALLKAKVMMPDIVLLDIDMPTMDGFTTLQAFQSDEQLRDIPVIMLTSESDKEMIKTCIEYGATDYILKPTQAETLIRKVKRAIQQKRKQIIKTA, from the coding sequence ATGTTTGACTGTTGTCCTACTATTATTGTGCTTTATGAGGCGAAAAATACGGTCGATCAAATCGCAGACGTGTTCAATAGCCGTTATCGGAATCGACTTTTTATAAACATCAATAAAGAGCAAAGTAAATTCGCTAAAATTCTCAAAGAACAACATGAAGCGATTCTTTACGTTTATGTTTTTGATCACCCTGAAGAGGCGCGGAAAATCAGAGATTTTCTGGCATCTCACCCGTTGCTAGACCAACAAGTTGAACTACCACAGCTTTCGCTTTTATTTTGTGAAAAGCAGCACCGCGAACTTGCACTCAATATGTGTAACGATGATATTTTCTATCACTATGAAACATTGAAACCAATTTATGACTTGAATCATTTATCGCTGACCGTTCACAGAGCTGTCGAACTGCTACAGTGTCATTTATTAAAAATAAAGTTAGAAAAAGAAGTTAAAAATTTATCTGAAAAGCTTGTTTCAACTCATTCAACACTCGATGGGATCAAAGATTCGCTCACTGACCATCAGAGTGCGCAAAGTGAACGATTGAATAAAGTGACGAAACCCATAGGGCAACTATTGGAAAATGTCACGTTACTCGAATGGCGTAGAGCTTACGACAACACCACGAAGTCATTGTCGAGTAAGGAACTGGATTGTTTGGCTGATCAGTTTCCTGTAGAAGAAATTAGAGAAAGTATGAATGGGCTTAACCATGAAAACAGCAAAGCCCTTGATACAATTGTTAAAGCGATTGAAACAGCAAAACCCAAAATTGAACATTCGATGCCGCTGATTTTGCTTGCGGATGACCAGTTACTCATTCAGAAAATCGTAACGACCATTATTGAGCTCAGGGGGATGCGTATAGAGAGTGCGATGAACGGCGTAGAGGCATTACTAAAAGCGAAGGTGATGATGCCTGATATTGTCTTGCTCGACATTGATATGCCAACCATGGACGGATTTACTACTTTGCAGGCGTTCCAAAGTGATGAACAATTGCGTGACATACCCGTTATTATGCTTACCAGTGAGTCCGATAAAGAAATGATCAAGACGTGCATTGAATATGGTGCGACAGATTACATATTAAAACCAACACAAGCGGAAACGTTGATTAGAAAAGTCAAAAGAGCGATTCAGCAAAAACGCAAACAAATTATTAAAACAGCATAA
- a CDS encoding MgtC/SapB family protein — MDLLSLFTIYPLSWSSIFAAILCGSIIGLERQLRGKPVGIRTSSLIVLGTYVFVAMATAVTNENVDASRIIGQIVTGIGFLGAGVMLARDGIVVGVTSAAAIWMLAAIGICIPVAGEWVAIKISIVVVGILYGVDLLEETFTSLTRGVHAKYNDWLSKKSKRKQDDHFLK; from the coding sequence ATGGACCTATTATCTCTTTTCACGATTTATCCCCTTTCTTGGTCTAGTATTTTTGCAGCAATCTTGTGTGGTTCAATCATTGGTCTAGAAAGACAGTTACGTGGAAAACCCGTCGGTATTCGCACTTCATCTTTAATTGTGCTCGGCACTTACGTATTTGTGGCGATGGCCACTGCCGTTACCAACGAAAATGTTGATGCTTCGAGGATCATAGGACAAATCGTTACTGGAATTGGCTTTTTAGGTGCAGGTGTGATGCTTGCACGCGATGGTATCGTGGTCGGTGTCACTTCTGCCGCTGCAATTTGGATGCTCGCCGCGATTGGAATTTGTATTCCTGTTGCTGGAGAATGGGTTGCTATCAAAATATCCATTGTTGTAGTGGGTATTTTATACGGTGTCGATCTTTTAGAAGAAACCTTTACCTCGCTGACCCGAGGCGTTCATGCAAAATACAATGATTGGCTTAGCAAAAAATCTAAACGTAAACAGGATGACCATTTTCTAAAATAA
- a CDS encoding LacI family DNA-binding transcriptional regulator — MSGNKVTLASLAKLAGVSTSTASRALNNNPLIKQETREKIQKLAKDHNFSLNAAASRLRLQKTNVIAVIINLEKETEQSIDDPFLLKVVSDINLAVNKQGYELLLSNSYMAGDDWHGYFISGRRADGLIVVGQGKQQQKIERAAIQGTPLVVWGDPKTQSNYPIVGSDNFLGGKTATEHLLNKGASKLLFLGEPAHAELGERYRGFLAALETAHHAKAELVRIDITSDAAYGIINQKLRESGLTFDGIFACSDMVALGAMKALKERYVSVPNDVRIVGFDNIAMADISHPSLSTIAQNTKVAAELLVQKLLQQLAGESPQSEQVDITLIQRQSS, encoded by the coding sequence ATGTCAGGAAATAAAGTAACGTTGGCAAGTCTTGCTAAGTTGGCTGGCGTATCGACCTCTACCGCCTCTCGGGCATTAAATAACAATCCTTTGATCAAACAAGAAACTCGCGAAAAAATTCAAAAACTGGCTAAAGATCATAATTTTAGCTTGAACGCAGCAGCCTCTCGGTTGCGCTTGCAAAAAACCAATGTCATTGCGGTTATCATTAATTTAGAAAAAGAAACCGAGCAGTCGATAGATGATCCTTTTTTGCTCAAAGTGGTGAGTGACATCAATCTTGCCGTTAATAAGCAAGGCTATGAACTGCTTTTGTCTAATTCGTATATGGCTGGAGATGATTGGCATGGTTACTTTATTTCTGGTCGAAGGGCAGACGGCTTGATTGTTGTTGGGCAAGGGAAGCAGCAGCAAAAAATTGAAAGAGCCGCAATACAAGGGACGCCATTGGTAGTTTGGGGGGATCCTAAAACACAAAGCAATTACCCTATTGTTGGTAGTGATAACTTTCTTGGAGGTAAAACCGCCACGGAGCACTTACTCAATAAAGGTGCATCTAAGTTGTTGTTTCTTGGCGAACCTGCGCATGCAGAACTGGGTGAGCGGTATCGTGGTTTTCTTGCTGCCCTCGAAACAGCACACCACGCGAAGGCGGAGCTAGTTCGAATTGATATTACCAGTGACGCCGCATATGGAATTATAAATCAAAAGCTTAGAGAATCAGGTCTAACTTTTGATGGGATCTTTGCCTGTTCAGATATGGTTGCGCTCGGTGCGATGAAAGCGTTAAAAGAAAGGTATGTCAGTGTGCCCAATGATGTGCGTATTGTTGGATTTGACAATATTGCGATGGCCGACATTAGCCATCCTTCACTTTCGACGATTGCACAAAATACCAAAGTAGCGGCAGAACTTTTGGTGCAAAAATTATTGCAGCAATTGGCCGGCGAAAGTCCTCAGTCAGAACAAGTTGATATTACTCTTATCCAGCGACAGTCAAGCTAA
- a CDS encoding MFS transporter — translation MKRIRIIFAIAMCYFLFAILLNSVGTVILQSIQTFGVTKTQAATLEGFKDIPIAIVSFLVASFIPRVGYKFALLCALSLVGLVATFIPNIGHFWAIKLMFAAIGSAFAVVKVAVYALIGQITDDKKAHSSLLNTIEGIFMVGVLSGYWIFAAFFETQGEQTSWLNVYYLLAAMIGVVALTVFTTSIESPKLPKNVSNKDAFFNMLQLTFKPLVLVFILSAFLYVLIEQGVGSWLPTFNNEILHLPVDVSVQLTSLFAASLALGRLCAGQILKKVSWYPFLNCALFGMAILILLTLPLTHSIEPRVIHSVFDAPLAAYLMPMIGFLMAPIYPLINSVMLSSLEKHQHAAMTGLIVVFSALGGATGSMLTGVVFEKFGGQQAFYGALIPIIGILITLFFFNRQTTRYERYTEEV, via the coding sequence ATGAAAAGAATAAGAATCATCTTTGCCATTGCGATGTGTTACTTCCTGTTTGCTATTTTGCTAAACAGCGTAGGGACCGTAATATTGCAATCCATTCAGACTTTTGGCGTAACAAAAACACAAGCCGCAACGCTGGAAGGATTTAAAGACATACCCATTGCTATCGTGTCTTTTCTAGTCGCCTCGTTTATACCAAGGGTTGGTTACAAGTTTGCGCTACTGTGCGCACTTAGTTTAGTTGGCTTGGTTGCGACGTTTATTCCAAATATCGGACATTTTTGGGCAATTAAGTTGATGTTTGCTGCGATTGGCAGTGCGTTTGCAGTGGTCAAAGTCGCGGTATACGCGTTAATTGGCCAGATCACGGATGATAAAAAAGCGCATTCAAGTTTACTGAACACCATCGAAGGGATATTCATGGTTGGAGTGCTTTCAGGTTACTGGATTTTCGCCGCATTTTTCGAAACACAAGGTGAGCAGACTAGTTGGTTAAATGTCTATTATCTGCTTGCTGCGATGATTGGCGTCGTGGCATTAACAGTGTTCACGACCTCAATTGAATCACCCAAATTGCCAAAGAACGTCTCTAATAAAGACGCTTTTTTTAATATGTTGCAACTGACGTTTAAGCCGCTAGTGCTTGTCTTTATTTTAAGTGCATTTTTATATGTGCTTATCGAGCAAGGCGTGGGTTCTTGGTTACCGACATTTAACAATGAAATTCTTCACTTACCAGTCGATGTGAGTGTCCAACTCACGAGTCTATTTGCTGCCAGTTTGGCGCTTGGGCGCTTGTGCGCAGGGCAAATCCTAAAAAAGGTGAGTTGGTATCCTTTTTTAAATTGCGCTTTGTTCGGCATGGCAATCCTCATTTTGCTGACGTTGCCACTGACGCATTCGATTGAACCGCGTGTGATTCATTCAGTATTTGATGCCCCACTAGCTGCGTACTTAATGCCAATGATCGGCTTTTTAATGGCCCCTATTTACCCGCTAATTAATTCGGTCATGTTGAGTAGTCTAGAAAAACATCAACATGCTGCTATGACAGGGCTTATTGTGGTTTTTTCAGCGTTAGGTGGCGCGACGGGTTCAATGTTAACAGGTGTTGTGTTTGAAAAATTTGGTGGTCAACAGGCATTCTATGGTGCACTTATTCCTATAATCGGTATCCTTATTACGCTGTTTTTTTTCAACCGTCAAACCACTCGATATGAACGTTACACAGAGGAAGTTTGA
- a CDS encoding DUF1203 domain-containing protein, whose protein sequence is MSVNFRIKSLPSEEFLPLMQMTDRELSLLDAKWIDVEEEPGYPCRVTLSDAKKGERVLFLPYWHHNVKSPYKAMGTILVREGAESTHFEVNQIPSMLQSRLLSVRAYNTKNIMVNHSVTEGTQLSEEIQKQLGQTDASYLQLHFAGPGCFCCTVERA, encoded by the coding sequence ATGAGTGTGAACTTTCGTATAAAGTCGCTGCCTTCAGAAGAATTTCTACCATTGATGCAAATGACAGATCGCGAGTTGAGTTTACTGGATGCAAAATGGATTGACGTTGAGGAAGAGCCGGGCTATCCATGTCGTGTCACACTTTCTGATGCGAAAAAAGGCGAACGAGTGCTATTTCTTCCTTATTGGCATCATAACGTGAAGTCGCCTTATAAAGCGATGGGGACAATTTTAGTGCGTGAAGGTGCAGAGTCGACCCATTTTGAGGTAAACCAAATTCCGAGTATGTTGCAAAGTCGCTTACTATCAGTTCGGGCTTACAATACAAAAAATATCATGGTCAACCACTCGGTTACGGAAGGGACTCAGTTGTCAGAAGAAATCCAAAAGCAGCTTGGTCAAACAGATGCATCTTATTTACAACTTCACTTTGCGGGACCTGGATGTTTCTGCTGTACTGTTGAACGAGCATAA
- a CDS encoding GGDEF domain-containing protein, whose protein sequence is MINSISKKLTALFICCALLVTVTSIALWNIGFEQTSAKQQFENITNIHKGVDLLRSQLWTFLQFGDRKSLQRVKTAQLDLEQLLQKYSLSTSNLKTLRRLNENLAQLVNHEQSLIIKDVIDSQSSKLFVDARLLLHARYNILMEEMAETLIYEQRQLVRVSAQEQNRSLWKTSLLLVTFTLVLSLIALIILKRFRHGFAVISDGIEKLAKGDLVSRLSSPNRDEEFVELIDVFNQMKASLQKSTVTKEELEREVQKQTALLQEQKERLRFLSERDPLTGIYNRRAFNAQLDQTVARASRAELSLAVLFFDLDKFKEINDNKGHQAGDEILVQIAKRLQNNIRRSDFCGRFGGDEFIVCLNLEKDYSGVLTKSQELVEALSQPIHYCNELIRVDVSIGISLYPKEAQDPETLIKLADEAMYQAKEVEGTHCFCKALSPSPKRKVQ, encoded by the coding sequence ATGATTAATTCCATTTCAAAAAAGCTGACCGCATTATTTATCTGTTGTGCTTTACTTGTCACCGTTACCAGTATTGCTTTATGGAACATTGGCTTTGAGCAAACCAGTGCAAAACAGCAGTTTGAAAACATAACCAACATCCACAAAGGAGTCGATTTACTCAGAAGCCAGCTTTGGACATTCTTGCAGTTTGGTGATCGTAAAAGTTTGCAACGAGTTAAAACCGCACAACTCGATTTAGAACAATTATTACAAAAGTATTCGTTGTCGACCTCGAACCTGAAAACACTAAGACGGTTGAATGAAAATCTTGCACAATTGGTAAACCATGAGCAGTCACTTATCATCAAAGACGTCATTGATAGTCAAAGCTCCAAGTTGTTCGTCGACGCGCGCTTATTACTTCACGCCAGATACAATATTTTAATGGAAGAAATGGCAGAAACGCTGATTTATGAACAGCGACAACTGGTGCGTGTCAGCGCACAGGAACAGAATCGAAGTCTATGGAAAACCAGTTTGCTGCTTGTGACCTTCACCTTGGTACTCAGTCTTATCGCACTGATCATTTTGAAACGTTTTAGACATGGGTTTGCAGTCATTTCTGATGGCATTGAGAAGCTTGCGAAGGGCGATCTCGTTAGCCGTTTGTCCTCACCAAATCGTGATGAAGAATTCGTTGAATTGATTGATGTTTTTAACCAAATGAAAGCGTCTCTCCAAAAGTCGACCGTGACCAAAGAAGAACTAGAACGCGAGGTGCAAAAGCAAACGGCTTTGCTTCAAGAACAAAAAGAGCGATTGCGATTTTTATCTGAACGAGACCCCCTCACAGGGATCTACAATCGCAGGGCTTTTAACGCTCAACTTGACCAAACGGTTGCTCGCGCGAGTCGCGCTGAACTTTCCCTTGCTGTGCTGTTTTTTGACCTCGATAAATTTAAAGAAATCAATGACAACAAGGGTCACCAAGCTGGCGATGAAATTCTGGTGCAGATCGCTAAACGACTGCAAAACAACATTCGTCGTTCCGACTTTTGCGGTCGTTTTGGCGGGGACGAATTTATCGTGTGTTTAAACCTCGAGAAAGATTACAGTGGTGTTCTGACTAAATCCCAAGAGTTGGTCGAAGCGTTGTCACAGCCGATCCACTACTGCAATGAGCTAATTCGCGTTGACGTGAGCATTGGCATAAGTCTCTATCCCAAAGAAGCACAAGACCCTGAAACACTTATAAAACTTGCTGATGAAGCGATGTATCAAGCAAAAGAGGTCGAAGGCACACACTGTTTTTGCAAAGCACTATCCCCATCACCTAAGCGTAAAGTTCAGTAA
- a CDS encoding ABC transporter substrate-binding protein, with protein MLYMRMFVLLALFLNQAFGREQIETSGYNPSDPVPGISVAVSLTPLSSPFFIAEELGFFTQQNVNVKLLPCQGGVACAEMLFNQRADLATFSDSVVMFQGFKSPVFSVLTTFVRTDSDLRLLTLKKNDIASVAQLADKKVGVVKASASEFYIDSMRISHAIDKSRIHKVYLKPDQLGNALQSGLVDAISVWEPWGHQLEVKASQNVADLSLKGIYSLSFNLSTLTESVEKHRKGYLRVLSALEMSINWMTDHPDMAKILIAKRLNVESMELAEMWESYAFRLSLSNSLLSELQLQARWAKDEGLVKGPAPKFRNLIDNSFLKQLAEMEHAGP; from the coding sequence ATGTTGTATATGCGCATGTTCGTATTATTGGCATTGTTCTTAAACCAAGCTTTTGGTCGTGAACAAATTGAAACCTCGGGGTACAATCCTTCAGATCCTGTGCCGGGCATTTCTGTGGCCGTTTCATTAACCCCTCTCTCATCACCCTTTTTTATAGCGGAAGAACTCGGCTTTTTTACACAACAAAACGTCAATGTAAAACTGCTTCCTTGTCAAGGGGGTGTGGCCTGCGCCGAAATGCTCTTTAACCAACGAGCGGACTTAGCAACATTCTCCGATTCGGTTGTTATGTTTCAAGGTTTTAAATCGCCCGTGTTTTCGGTGCTCACGACCTTTGTGAGGACTGACAGTGATTTGCGTCTCCTAACATTGAAAAAGAATGACATAGCTTCAGTTGCCCAACTCGCCGATAAAAAAGTCGGAGTCGTCAAAGCCAGCGCGAGTGAATTTTACATCGACTCAATGCGTATCTCTCATGCAATAGATAAAAGTCGTATTCACAAAGTGTACTTAAAACCGGATCAGCTAGGTAATGCACTACAGTCAGGACTGGTTGATGCTATCTCCGTTTGGGAACCTTGGGGCCACCAACTTGAAGTGAAAGCCAGCCAAAATGTCGCTGATCTAAGCCTTAAAGGTATTTACAGTTTATCGTTCAATTTAAGTACACTGACGGAGTCCGTCGAAAAACATAGAAAGGGTTATTTGCGCGTACTCAGCGCATTGGAAATGAGCATTAACTGGATGACTGACCATCCGGACATGGCCAAGATCCTTATTGCTAAACGATTAAATGTTGAATCCATGGAACTTGCCGAAATGTGGGAAAGCTACGCGTTCCGTTTATCGCTAAGCAACTCGTTACTGTCAGAACTCCAACTACAAGCACGCTGGGCAAAAGATGAAGGGTTGGTAAAGGGGCCTGCACCAAAATTTAGGAACTTGATTGATAACTCATTCCTCAAACAGTTAGCTGAAATGGAGCATGCCGGACCATGA
- a CDS encoding DUF885 domain-containing protein has product MNRVVKWIGGTVGAAVVLGGSFAAHEWYAKKPFYFNNLLNRETIKIAFESPETLTSLGFLESIGIKGHNALLDDASVENGHALFQKAKKLKAAIDQYDDVELSKDERLSKRITLYLLNYLNDTEPYQYHDYPVNQLFGVQNGYPSFMQGQHQITDKQDAENYISRLSLVDEKFAQVLEGLKIREEKGIIPPRFVIVRVLEEMNNFISQPTKENILYSSFEEKLSKIDGLDPSEKERLLSEAQTRIEDDVTRAYQSLISYFTTLEEKAGTDDGFWHLPNGDKVYANALRFFTTTDLTADEIHQMGLSEVDRIQNQMLEILSSQGYDTSLGFKAAMDQLVADPNNYYEDSKVGRAQILADYQAILDEINKGMDEAFRIRPKAGMEVVRIPEFKEKTAPGAYYEPPAIDGSRPGRFYANLYDIKATPKYSMRTLAYHEGIPGHHFQIAVAMELEGMPLIRRISPFTAYIEGWALYAERLAWEMGYQSNSLDNLGRLQAELFRAVRLVVDTGIHAKRWTREEAIDYMANNTGMALSDVTAEIERYIVMPGQATSYKVGMMKILSLREKAKMALGEKFDLRDFHDVVLKNGAVPLAVLEELVNDYIAEKQQS; this is encoded by the coding sequence ATGAATCGTGTAGTTAAATGGATAGGTGGCACAGTCGGTGCTGCTGTCGTATTAGGTGGGAGTTTCGCGGCCCACGAGTGGTATGCAAAAAAGCCTTTTTATTTTAACAACCTACTAAATAGAGAGACGATTAAAATTGCGTTTGAAAGCCCCGAGACGCTTACATCTCTGGGATTTTTGGAATCTATTGGCATTAAAGGTCACAATGCACTGCTTGATGATGCGAGCGTGGAAAATGGTCATGCACTTTTTCAAAAAGCGAAGAAATTAAAAGCCGCGATTGATCAGTATGATGACGTAGAACTTTCCAAAGATGAACGCTTATCAAAACGTATTACGCTTTATCTTCTGAATTATCTAAACGATACAGAGCCATACCAATACCATGATTACCCGGTCAATCAGTTATTTGGTGTACAAAACGGTTACCCTAGTTTCATGCAAGGTCAACATCAAATTACTGACAAGCAAGACGCTGAAAACTATATATCTCGTTTAAGTCTTGTCGACGAAAAATTCGCGCAAGTGTTAGAAGGCCTCAAAATACGTGAAGAAAAAGGCATTATTCCGCCAAGGTTTGTGATTGTGCGAGTATTGGAAGAAATGAATAACTTCATTTCACAGCCGACAAAAGAAAACATTCTATACAGTTCATTTGAAGAAAAGCTTTCAAAAATAGATGGCCTTGATCCAAGCGAGAAGGAACGGCTGTTATCTGAAGCTCAAACGCGCATTGAAGATGATGTCACACGGGCGTACCAATCGTTAATTAGCTATTTCACAACACTTGAAGAGAAGGCTGGTACGGACGATGGTTTTTGGCATCTTCCGAATGGTGACAAGGTTTACGCCAACGCGCTTAGATTCTTCACGACAACGGATTTGACGGCAGATGAAATCCATCAAATGGGTTTGTCAGAAGTCGACCGAATTCAAAATCAAATGTTAGAAATTTTATCTTCGCAAGGCTATGACACCTCATTGGGATTCAAGGCTGCAATGGACCAACTTGTTGCAGATCCGAATAACTACTATGAAGACAGCAAAGTAGGTCGAGCGCAAATTCTAGCGGATTATCAGGCAATTTTAGACGAAATCAACAAAGGCATGGATGAGGCATTTCGCATTCGGCCGAAAGCCGGTATGGAAGTTGTCCGTATCCCTGAGTTTAAAGAGAAAACGGCGCCTGGTGCATACTACGAGCCACCAGCAATAGATGGATCAAGACCTGGTCGTTTTTACGCTAATCTTTATGATATTAAGGCTACACCTAAGTACAGCATGCGAACCCTTGCTTATCATGAAGGTATTCCGGGCCACCATTTTCAAATTGCGGTGGCAATGGAACTAGAAGGCATGCCTTTAATCCGACGCATTTCACCTTTTACAGCGTATATTGAAGGTTGGGCGCTTTACGCCGAACGACTCGCTTGGGAAATGGGTTACCAAAGTAACTCGCTTGATAATTTAGGCCGTTTACAAGCGGAGCTATTTAGAGCAGTGCGCTTGGTTGTTGATACCGGAATTCATGCTAAGCGCTGGACAAGGGAAGAAGCCATTGATTATATGGCGAACAATACTGGTATGGCACTTTCTGACGTGACAGCGGAAATTGAACGTTACATCGTGATGCCAGGTCAGGCTACCTCGTACAAAGTGGGCATGATGAAAATCTTAAGTCTCCGCGAAAAGGCGAAAATGGCGCTAGGAGAGAAATTTGATTTAAGAGACTTCCACGATGTCGTACTAAAAAATGGTGCAGTGCCTTTGGCGGTACTTGAAGAGTTAGTTAACGACTATATTGCTGAAAAACAACAAAGTTAA
- a CDS encoding tetratricopeptide repeat protein, which yields MNVLFVAHDWLTEGMSKYKRGIGVICVLVFIGWIVQKQSDARKQELDVIDSPMVHDVYIVDAGKLTPDVNYQQQFKIYQVTEVKDDRVTFKVGRYSYNKYRDIKRGIQLNQLMIDGYFSAMPETWTTKELLANFDSGALYEAHRPVDIFVMGGIVRQRPRLALSYHTDKPNQNNQRAIRFYQTGELEQARLEFEEAANEGDSWGQFNLAEMLRDSSGGKQDVERALYWFNKARQQGLERANTAYENLCAATVGCSN from the coding sequence ATGAACGTGTTATTTGTAGCCCATGATTGGCTAACGGAAGGTATGTCAAAATACAAACGAGGGATTGGCGTTATCTGCGTCCTCGTTTTCATTGGATGGATAGTTCAAAAACAATCTGATGCCAGAAAACAGGAGTTAGATGTCATCGACTCACCTATGGTACACGATGTGTACATAGTGGATGCAGGTAAACTGACACCGGATGTTAACTACCAGCAACAGTTCAAAATCTATCAGGTCACCGAGGTTAAGGATGACAGGGTCACGTTCAAAGTCGGTCGCTATAGCTACAACAAATATCGAGACATTAAGCGCGGGATACAATTAAACCAATTGATGATAGATGGCTATTTTTCAGCGATGCCTGAGACATGGACCACGAAGGAACTACTAGCCAACTTTGACTCAGGTGCGCTATACGAGGCACATCGGCCTGTCGATATTTTTGTCATGGGCGGAATAGTTCGGCAACGACCGAGGCTCGCATTGAGTTATCACACTGACAAACCAAATCAAAATAACCAACGCGCCATTCGTTTTTATCAAACAGGGGAGCTGGAACAGGCTCGGCTTGAATTTGAAGAGGCTGCGAACGAAGGTGACAGCTGGGGGCAATTTAATTTAGCCGAGATGCTAAGGGACAGTTCCGGTGGCAAGCAAGATGTTGAGCGGGCGCTTTATTGGTTTAACAAGGCAAGGCAACAAGGATTAGAGCGAGCGAACACAGCCTATGAAAATTTATGCGCAGCCACAGTAGGTTGCTCAAACTAA